One genomic segment of Myripristis murdjan chromosome 20, fMyrMur1.1, whole genome shotgun sequence includes these proteins:
- the ackr4b gene encoding atypical chemokine receptor 4b yields MEDFYYHDEDDFNETYDYNYEFSICDKEAVRHFSSIFLPVIYALTLAVGLFGNAMVVMVYTSPQRLRTLTDMCILNLAISDLLLLFTLPFWAADAVHGWRLGIAACKLNTFLYGANFSCGMLLLACISVDRYCAVARNATGRTGSGPPTKKKWILVCAVLWAIAVLLGLPDLIFSTVRHKSHKPVCMAIYPHNIARSAKAALELLEVILRFVLPFLVMVVCYSLVGWALCRASGVCRDRKCRALRVLLVVVAVFVLTQLPYNVVKLYYAMDIIYLLVTDCEVSKGLDWAVQVTESLALAHACINPILYACIGSSFKGNVIKAAKRLGQRFGGRQRYVNEEPAVEIALKGPANTHSQSASDQDQDTSTFTI; encoded by the coding sequence ATGGAGGACTTCTATTACCATGACGAAGATGACTTCAATGAGACCTACGACTACAATTACGAATTCTCTATCTGTGACAAAGAAGCAGTGCGCCACTTTAGCAGCATCTTCCTACCTGTCATCTATGCACTAACTCTGGCGGTCGGCCTGTTTGGGAATGCCATGGTAGTGATGGTCTATACATCGCCACAACGACTGCGAACCCTGACAGACATGTGCATCCTCAACCTGGCCATTTCTGACCTGCTTCTTCTCTTCACCTTGCCATTCTGGGCAGCCGACGCTGTCCACGGCTGGAGGTTGGGCATTGCAGCCTGCAAGCTCAACACCTTCCTTTACGGTGCCAACTTCAGCTGTGGCATGCTGCTCCTAGCATGTATCAGTGTGGACCGCTACTGTGCCGTAGCCCGTAATGCAACAGGCAGGACTGGCTCAGGTCCCCCCACAAAGAAAAAGTGGATCCTGGTGTGCGCAGTGTTGTGGGCTATAGCTGTCCTTCTTGGCCTGCCTGACCTAATCTTCTCCACGGTGAGGCACAAGTCACACAAGCCGGTCTGCATGGCTATCTATCCCCATAACATAGCCCGGTCTGCCAAGGCTgccctggagctgctggaggtgaTCCTCAGATTTGTGCTTCCTTTCCTGGTCATGGTGGTTTGCTACTCCTTAGTGGGGTGGGCGCTGTGCCGAGCATCCGGGGTgtgcagagacagaaagtgtCGGGCTCTGCGGGTCCTGCTGGTAGtggttgctgtgtttgtgctcacaCAGCTGCCCTACAACGTGGTCAAACTGTACTATGCAATGGACATCATCTACCTCCTGGTGACCGACTGTGAAGTCAGCAAGGGGCTGGACTGGGCTGTGCAGGTAACAGAGAGCCTGGCACTTGCCCATGCCTGCATTAACCCCATCCTGTATGCTTGCATCGGCTCCTCCTTCAAGGGAAACGTCATCAAGGCTGCCAAGCGTCTCGGACAGCGGTTTGGAGGACGCCAGCGATATGTCAACGAGGAGCCAGCGGTGGAAATCGCACTCAAAGGACCcgctaacacacactcacagtcagcTTCGGACCAAGACCAAGACACCAGCACCTTTACTATCTGA